A single region of the Halopiger xanaduensis SH-6 genome encodes:
- a CDS encoding helix-turn-helix domain-containing protein: MTTVVELDVPADRLGLARAFDRVPTFECQIGGMIGDGPPLVRVSGPDRRTVAQALEADPSVEVIANVTGGSGTEASADTGTGTGADADADADVDDDAGTDRNRWLFRLEFGERLKLFEEIVSENDGAILSANGRDGRWALQLLYHDRESVSTAHRLLEQYEYRVEVTRVSGTEDLDRVRTPLTEIQYETIAKAHELGYFDVPRQVTLEELAAELGISHQALSERLRRSHAALISAELSDRLTPLAIDP, from the coding sequence ATGACGACGGTCGTCGAACTCGACGTTCCGGCTGATCGCCTCGGACTCGCCCGCGCGTTCGATCGGGTCCCGACGTTCGAGTGCCAGATCGGCGGCATGATCGGCGACGGGCCGCCGCTCGTCCGCGTCTCTGGGCCGGACCGACGAACCGTCGCGCAAGCGCTCGAGGCGGATCCGTCGGTCGAGGTCATCGCGAACGTGACCGGCGGCTCCGGAACGGAGGCGAGTGCCGATACTGGCACTGGAACCGGCGCCGACGCCGACGCCGATGCCGACGTCGACGATGACGCCGGCACCGACCGCAACCGGTGGCTCTTCCGACTCGAGTTCGGCGAGCGCCTGAAACTGTTCGAAGAGATCGTCTCGGAGAACGACGGCGCGATCCTCTCCGCGAACGGCCGGGACGGTCGGTGGGCGCTGCAGTTGCTGTATCACGACCGCGAATCGGTCTCGACGGCACACCGACTCCTCGAGCAGTACGAGTACCGCGTCGAAGTCACGCGCGTCAGCGGGACGGAAGACCTCGACCGGGTCCGGACGCCGCTGACCGAGATCCAGTACGAAACGATCGCCAAGGCCCACGAACTGGGCTACTTCGACGTGCCGCGACAGGTGACCCTCGAGGAACTCGCCGCCGAACTGGGGATCTCCCACCAGGCGCTCTCGGAACGGCTGCGGCGGAGCCACGCGGCACTCATCAGCGCGGAACTGTCGGACCGCTTGACGCCGCTCGCGATCGACCCCTGA
- a CDS encoding helix-turn-helix transcriptional regulator, producing MYADDSRGLESPDTTDASLATDQRLVADGGTTWADLSGFQRDVLEAIARLEIADETSYGLAIKRQLEPQYGEVNHGRLYSNLDSLVERGLVEKSTLDKRTNEYVLTDDGHGLLYQRVERLADACEIEVVATDGSGDGDQL from the coding sequence ATGTACGCCGATGATTCGCGGGGCCTTGAAAGCCCCGACACGACAGACGCATCGCTCGCTACTGATCAACGACTCGTCGCCGACGGCGGTACAACGTGGGCTGATCTTTCCGGATTTCAACGCGACGTCCTGGAGGCGATCGCACGCCTCGAGATCGCCGACGAGACCAGTTACGGACTTGCGATCAAACGCCAGCTCGAACCCCAGTACGGTGAGGTGAATCACGGGCGACTGTACTCGAACCTCGATTCGCTCGTTGAACGTGGGCTTGTCGAGAAATCTACGCTGGACAAGCGCACGAACGAGTATGTGCTGACGGACGATGGGCATGGGCTGCTATACCAGCGTGTCGAGCGGCTCGCGGACGCTTGCGAGATCGAGGTCGTTGCAACCGATGGCTCCGGAGACGGTGATCAATTGTGA
- a CDS encoding tyrosine-type recombinase/integrase, whose translation MSRDLSPREARDRFLSRRKQENTEKTVRSYENRLTRFVQWAEDEGIESMSELTGWDLDEYRADREAADIAPTTLKGQLMTLKQLLDYCASIDVVDNDLPGKVNIPSLSKAEESSDVMLKPEDANALLSYFRNSNTLFGTPRHAFLEVAWHVGARMGGIRALDLRDFNPDRQTLEFRHRPPTLLKNKEDGERVVGISEPVVKALRTYIARERFDKRDEEGREPLFCGRQGRPSDTTFRAWSYMSTFPCHVTQCPHGNRRETCDYARRNHASKCPSSRSPHAIRTGSITWQLLQGLAIETVAGRVNARPETIRRHYYRASEWEEFEELRAEETLKLDIGDFDE comes from the coding sequence GTGAGCCGAGATCTCTCTCCACGGGAGGCCCGTGATCGGTTCCTTTCGCGACGAAAGCAAGAGAACACCGAGAAGACAGTCCGAAGCTACGAGAACCGACTGACTCGGTTCGTGCAGTGGGCCGAAGACGAGGGAATCGAGTCGATGTCGGAACTGACCGGCTGGGATCTCGATGAGTACCGAGCAGATCGCGAGGCCGCCGACATCGCACCTACGACGCTGAAAGGGCAGCTGATGACTCTGAAACAGTTGCTCGATTACTGTGCGTCGATCGATGTCGTCGACAACGATCTCCCGGGCAAGGTAAACATCCCGTCGCTCAGCAAAGCGGAGGAATCGAGCGATGTGATGCTTAAGCCCGAAGATGCGAACGCGTTACTGTCGTACTTCCGGAATTCGAATACGCTGTTCGGGACACCGAGACACGCCTTTCTCGAGGTTGCGTGGCACGTGGGCGCGCGGATGGGCGGCATTCGCGCGCTGGATCTTCGAGACTTCAATCCGGATCGACAGACGCTCGAGTTTCGCCACCGGCCGCCGACACTACTGAAGAACAAGGAAGACGGCGAGCGTGTCGTCGGAATCTCGGAACCGGTTGTGAAGGCCCTTCGGACGTACATCGCTCGCGAGCGGTTCGACAAGCGCGACGAGGAAGGCCGAGAGCCGCTGTTCTGTGGACGTCAGGGACGGCCGTCGGATACGACGTTCCGGGCATGGTCGTACATGAGCACGTTCCCGTGTCACGTCACGCAGTGTCCGCACGGGAATCGACGCGAGACGTGCGATTATGCCCGTCGGAACCACGCGAGCAAGTGTCCGTCGTCACGGAGTCCACACGCGATTCGAACGGGATCGATCACGTGGCAGTTGCTCCAGGGGCTCGCGATCGAGACGGTCGCCGGTCGGGTGAACGCGCGGCCGGAAACGATCCGTCGCCACTACTACCGAGCGAGTGAGTGGGAGGAATTCGAGGAACTTCGTGCTGAAGAAACTCTGAAACTTGACATAGGTGACTTTGATGAATAG